ACATCTAACTCATCGCTATTCGTTTCTGCAAATGTAATCTGTCCGCTTGTTGGCCCGTAAAGTCGGGGGATGAGCTGTGCAAGTGTTGTTTTTCCTGCCCCTGTTTCACCAAGAATGCCGAGCATCTCTCCCTGGCGAACTGTAAAGCTAATATTCTTTAAGGCAGGGTAGCTCGTTCTTGTAGGGTAAGAAAATGAAACATTGTGAAACGTAACGTCCCCTGCTTGGTAAGCGGCTGTTTGCTTTTGACCTTGTTCTCCCTTTTGTTCTTTTAAAATGGATTCAATTCTTGAAATGGATGCTCTCCCTCGTGAGAACAGCATAATTAAGAAAGAAAACACCCCAAAGGAGAACATAATTCGCATACCATAATTGAGAACGGAAACGACTTCACCAGGCTGCGTCCCTCCCCCATTTAATTGATAAGACCCAAACCATAGGATGACAATGAGGCTCACGTTCATTCCAAACATAATCATCGGCATTGTTGTCTCCATCAGACGAAGCGCCTTTGTGTTGGCTTTACGTAAAGGACCATTCGCTTCTTGAAATTGTTGCTGTTCAAAATCTCCACGATCATATGCTTTCACTAACCGCATATTAAATAGATTTTCTCTTATCACATGATTAACCTGATCAAGCTTAACCTGAACAGAGCGAAATCGTTTAACCCCCTTCGTCATGACGATGATCATACACCCTAGTAATAAGGGGACGACTAGGAGTAAGATAAGCGCCAGATCCGGTTCCACCACGAAGGCCATGACAAGTCCAAATAAGATAAAGAGCGGAGCCCGAAGCATAATACGCATGGCCATAAATAAGAGGCTTTGAAGTTGCGTTACATCACTTGTCATTCTGGTCAGTAATGTGGATAGGGAATACGTTTGAAGTTGGGTCGGAAAAAAGTACTGTATTCTCTGAAACATGTCTTTACGTACATTATGGGCAACTCCCTGACTCACATTAGCTGCAAAGAAAGAGTTTGTAATTCCTGCTGTAAAAGCAAGAAGGGAAAGTCCTAGCAGAAGCCCTCCCCAGCCCGCTACAGCGGAAAGGTCTTGTTTTAATACCCCTCTATCGATAATGATCCCCATGATAAGAGGCTGAAGTAGCTCAACGATTAATTCTACAACCATTAAGAGAAGGGCAATAATTGCAGATCCTTTGTAAACCTTTATGTATGAAGCGATGGTCTTCATTATTGAAACACCTCTTGTTTGCTGAATATTCAAATAGTTTATGATAAAAAACAGTTCCTTACAAGGCTATAGTGTAGAAAAAAGGTCTGTGAACGTACGTACTCAGACCTTTTCGTTCTCTTATTTAGTTAGATCTTTCTGAAGGTCTTGATGGCGTTCTGAGGATTTTAGTCTCCCCTTCACAACCCTTTCTCCCTTTTCAATGATCCATTGTAGGGCTAATCCATGTAGCACGACCCCTAAGATAGACGTAAACACTAGCATAATAATAGAGAACGTGCTGAGCGAAATTCCACTTTGATGCCCGAAAAACAGTAGTTGTCTGCCTATCATAAGGAAGGCATCAGAAAATGTTGAGATTTCGCCTTCTGCCATCCACAATAGGGACGATTCAATGGCTAGCAGAGTAGCCATTAACCCAAAAAGAACAATCTTAGACTTATAGGTAAGTCGGTTGATAAGGGGTTCTACATAATATTTCGTAATGGTTTTTATACGAAAGAGATAAATAATGCGCACAATACGTGCCATTTGAAAGAATTGGTCAAAGGGAATCACCGCAACAACTAGAAAGGGGTTCTGTTTCACGAACTCCCATTTATTCTTTGTCAGTACCAGACGGATTAGAAAGTCTATCATAAAGATCCCCCATACAATCCAGTTCACCACAGAATCATACGGGCGGTCGCTCCATAATGTCATTATGGTAACCATAACAAGCAGAACCATAATGCCTTCATATAAACGCTTAAAGATTTTCATGTTCTCGTCCTTTACATCGCCTTTGCTACTAGTATATCACGATGATTAAAATTCGGACCCTTGCATGTGGAAATTGTTCTTCCCCTCATTCTTAACCTTATAAAGAGATTGATCTGCTCTCTTTATCAATTCATCCGCTTCATTTCCATGTTCAGGATACAAGCTGACTCCGACGCTTGCATGAATCGGGATTTCAATCTTCTCCCGTGAATATGGATTATGCTTAAATCGTTTAAGCAGGGTCTTCACTTCTCCCCTTACATAGTCAGAAGAAGGAATTTCATCCAAGCAAATAACAAATTCGTCTCCTCCTAGCCTAGCTGCAAACCCCTTTCCGCTAACAAATTCCGTCACTTCCTGAGCCACATGCTTTAGGAATTCATCCCCAACTGCATGCCCATACTGGTCATTTACTTGTTTAAAAGAATCTAAATCAAATAGAATGATTGCCATATAGAGAGGACCATGACCTTGAAGTCTTTCTTCTAAAGATTGGTAGAAAGAACGCCGATTAGGGAGTTGAGTTAACGAGTCATGATAAGCAAGGAAGGAAACTTGTTCTGCCTTTTGCTTCTCAGAGGTAATATTTCGGATAATGATCATGAAATAAGGCTCTTGGTCAACAAATAAGAAGTCACCGTCAATTAGCAAATGACGGATTTGTCCGTCTTTAACACTCTCAATCTCCGCTTCAAATTGTCTTACGGGCTGACGTTTTTCGAAAATTTTATCATACAACTCAATCCATTCCTGCTGATGCGTAGCTTGATAGGCTTCAAATACATTTCGACTCTTTATGTTCGCATCTTCTAGGAAGTGTTGGGCTGTCGGGTTCGCTTCTTTAATCATCCCTTTACTATCTACTAACAGAATGGCGTTTGGATTGAGGGTGAACAAAATCTCATATCGTTTAGAATATGACGATAGGAAATCATATTTCAGCATAGCCATCCTTAACATAAAGCACCAGACAACTCCGGCAAAGATATAAGGATGAGGGGGTAACCACGGACCAAAATCTATATAACCGAACACGATATTCCATCCTAAAACAAACACAAACGAATATAACAATATATCCATGATCCGTTTTCGTTCTAAGGAATCAACCACTTTCCTTTGTTGGACAATCATATAGATAAAGAAAAGGGTTAATATATTCCCAGTTGTAATTGATGCAAAGTAAGGAACATTATGGATGGGTAACTTCCATATTCCTTGCTGCACAAAGTTACTGCTATTGAACACATTGCTAACAGAGAGTACGGTTACCAGAACAAATAAAACAGGTACATAATAAATATATGGACGTAAGCGGGCGGGTATTCGGTATTTGAAGGACGTCACTTCAGCAACAAAGTGAAAACCGAAGCTTGTAAGGAGAGCACCTACATTACCAAACCAAAATGCGACTAAGGGGGCACTATATTGAATGGGGAGTAAATGACGTATATATTCTTCTAAGAACAACAACATATATCCCAGAACAATCAAGCTGGCCAGCCGATGGATCTTACTTTGGACATTTCTAAGCAGAACCTCAATGGCCATATAAAACAGAAATAAGAACGGAATTAAGTAGACAAAGAGACTTACTATAGTCGATTCGACAGTCATACAAACACACTTCTCTTCATTAGTTTTCATTCATTATATTTAGATTAGCATGAATTACTCATATAATTAACTCAAAACGCTTTTTTCAAACCAAATAATAGGCATAAAGATCTACTAATCTCACATTCACCTTACGAATAAGGCTCATGCATATTCGTTTTCATTCCCTTCCGTTTATGATAGAGTACTTCGAGTATCGAAAGCACTAAACCTAATATAGGAGGAAAGATATGCAACAGGAATCAACTCCGCTTTTCAAACAAGGATACTTTAAGACCATTCTCATTCTCAGTATTGCTGTATGGCTTGTTGTTATGAATACCACAATGTTTAACGTGGCCCTCCCAAATGTCCTTACAGATTTTGACCTCTCCCCGTCTCAAGGAGCATGGATTGTCTCAGGATATTCGATTGTACTCGCGATCTTTACGATTTCCTACACTCGTCTAAGTGATTACATCCCTTTGAAACGCTTGTTGATCATTGGAATCATTCTGTTTGCCTCAGCATCAATATTCGGCTATTTCACACAGAATTTCGTCTGGCTTATGATTGCGCGTCTCTTGCAAGCCGCAGGGGCAGCCGCCATTCCAGGACTGTCTTATGTCTATGCCGGCCGCTTTGTACCAGGCCACCACAGAGGACGAGCCATGGCTTTTATCGCTTCAGCTTCCTCACTCGGCTTTGGACTTGGTCCCGTATTTGGAGGGGCGATCACAGATTATTTAAGTTGGAATTTCTTATTCGTCTTCACGTTACTAGTCGTAGCGGTCTTACCTATACTAAATAAGAGGTTACCGAAAGAAGAGACCAAACCAGGACAGTTTGATAAAATCGGTGCTGTATTAACCGGGCTATCGGTTACAGCTCTACTGTTGTTTATCTCTACGATTACGTGGTATTACCTGGTGATTGGTCTGGTTTTCATAGGCGGATTATGGTGGCACTTAAATCAGAAAACGTCCCCTTTTATTCAGCCTGAATTGATTCGAAATAAGTCGTATCGTTTAATTGTCTATATGAGTTACTTAGGCTTTACCACCCACTTTGCCATTCTTGTTCTCATGCCTCTAATGTTGAAAAATGTATACGATAAGAATCCGACAACGGTAGGATTAATTATCTTTCCAGGAGCGTTCCTTTCAGCAATAGCAGCTGTCTATGTAGGACGATTAA
The nucleotide sequence above comes from Pontibacillus chungwhensis. Encoded proteins:
- a CDS encoding transporter — its product is MKIFKRLYEGIMVLLVMVTIMTLWSDRPYDSVVNWIVWGIFMIDFLIRLVLTKNKWEFVKQNPFLVVAVIPFDQFFQMARIVRIIYLFRIKTITKYYVEPLINRLTYKSKIVLFGLMATLLAIESSLLWMAEGEISTFSDAFLMIGRQLLFFGHQSGISLSTFSIIMLVFTSILGVVLHGLALQWIIEKGERVVKGRLKSSERHQDLQKDLTK
- a CDS encoding sensor domain-containing diguanylate cyclase — translated: MTVESTIVSLFVYLIPFLFLFYMAIEVLLRNVQSKIHRLASLIVLGYMLLFLEEYIRHLLPIQYSAPLVAFWFGNVGALLTSFGFHFVAEVTSFKYRIPARLRPYIYYVPVLFVLVTVLSVSNVFNSSNFVQQGIWKLPIHNVPYFASITTGNILTLFFIYMIVQQRKVVDSLERKRIMDILLYSFVFVLGWNIVFGYIDFGPWLPPHPYIFAGVVWCFMLRMAMLKYDFLSSYSKRYEILFTLNPNAILLVDSKGMIKEANPTAQHFLEDANIKSRNVFEAYQATHQQEWIELYDKIFEKRQPVRQFEAEIESVKDGQIRHLLIDGDFLFVDQEPYFMIIIRNITSEKQKAEQVSFLAYHDSLTQLPNRRSFYQSLEERLQGHGPLYMAIILFDLDSFKQVNDQYGHAVGDEFLKHVAQEVTEFVSGKGFAARLGGDEFVICLDEIPSSDYVRGEVKTLLKRFKHNPYSREKIEIPIHASVGVSLYPEHGNEADELIKRADQSLYKVKNEGKNNFHMQGSEF
- a CDS encoding MFS transporter — translated: MQQESTPLFKQGYFKTILILSIAVWLVVMNTTMFNVALPNVLTDFDLSPSQGAWIVSGYSIVLAIFTISYTRLSDYIPLKRLLIIGIILFASASIFGYFTQNFVWLMIARLLQAAGAAAIPGLSYVYAGRFVPGHHRGRAMAFIASASSLGFGLGPVFGGAITDYLSWNFLFVFTLLVVAVLPILNKRLPKEETKPGQFDKIGAVLTGLSVTALLLFISTITWYYLVIGLVFIGGLWWHLNQKTSPFIQPELIRNKSYRLIVYMSYLGFTTHFAILVLMPLMLKNVYDKNPTTVGLIIFPGAFLSAIAAVYVGRLIDRYGNIRIMLLAHVLLTASTVIFYFLSPINEYMIMFGYMFTSFGFSSLSSSSTNEVSRFLPSALIGSGIGLKQLIQFVGSASGPVLAGFFLEFGDQQYSVESFQNTFLFILVLMILSCLIFWQMVKKSTQTN
- a CDS encoding ABC transporter ATP-binding protein, with translation MKTIASYIKVYKGSAIIALLLMVVELIVELLQPLIMGIIIDRGVLKQDLSAVAGWGGLLLGLSLLAFTAGITNSFFAANVSQGVAHNVRKDMFQRIQYFFPTQLQTYSLSTLLTRMTSDVTQLQSLLFMAMRIMLRAPLFILFGLVMAFVVEPDLALILLLVVPLLLGCMIIVMTKGVKRFRSVQVKLDQVNHVIRENLFNMRLVKAYDRGDFEQQQFQEANGPLRKANTKALRLMETTMPMIMFGMNVSLIVILWFGSYQLNGGGTQPGEVVSVLNYGMRIMFSFGVFSFLIMLFSRGRASISRIESILKEQKGEQGQKQTAAYQAGDVTFHNVSFSYPTRTSYPALKNISFTVRQGEMLGILGETGAGKTTLAQLIPRLYGPTSGQITFAETNSDELDVTEIRDKVGVVPQEAHLFSGTVRENLLWGNPEGTEEDLRQSTMDAGIYEFIKALPKGFDTKIGQKGVNFSGGQKQRICIARALMKKPDVLILDDSTSALDAKTESEILRKLSRLPYTVFIIAQKISSVKEADQLLLLHEGEVQGIGTHNELLTNNPFYQTLYESQQQKGAGNYVENSY